A genome region from Deltaproteobacteria bacterium includes the following:
- a CDS encoding aspartate aminotransferase family protein: MGDFYEEYVKRTPTSGKEAARAQAIIPGGVGSAIQFWAPYPIFVRDSKGAYVWDLDGNRYIDYCMCYAAMVPGHANPVIAEAINEQTRKGTLYGLCGTTATDLAEEIHRRYPVMEMIRFTQSGVEATMYAVRLARAATNKMGVIKVEGAYHGASDVLMVSCAVPSNTPAGPDWMPSAIVESAGIPSGATDHTHIVQFNHLESLEYQLKKHEGEIACFILEPCMTNGGVIPPEPGYLEGVRDLTRKYNVLLIFDEVKVGCRIAEGGACQKYGIEPDLVTLAKAIGGGTPLGAFGGRRDLMNLISPLGPAVHFGTYNANPLTTAAGLACLKKVMTPEAYKRMDRLGDKYAKGLDGIVNRLGLPASVTHEGPLGGIQFVPEKPRTYRQANQCNKEMWRQYWYGMLSKGVIPMGSGWFEEYSISVAHTDEDIDETLNITEDVLKVIKEKM; the protein is encoded by the coding sequence ATGGGAGACTTCTATGAAGAGTATGTGAAAAGAACCCCGACTTCCGGCAAGGAGGCAGCCAGGGCTCAGGCGATCATTCCTGGAGGGGTTGGAAGCGCGATCCAGTTCTGGGCACCCTATCCTATCTTTGTCAGGGATAGCAAGGGAGCCTATGTGTGGGATCTCGACGGGAACCGTTACATCGACTACTGCATGTGTTATGCTGCCATGGTTCCAGGACATGCCAACCCGGTCATTGCAGAGGCCATCAACGAGCAGACCCGGAAGGGGACTCTTTACGGGCTCTGCGGCACCACGGCGACAGACCTTGCCGAGGAGATACACCGGCGCTACCCGGTTATGGAGATGATCCGGTTCACCCAGTCCGGTGTGGAGGCGACCATGTATGCGGTCCGCCTGGCGCGGGCTGCAACCAACAAGATGGGAGTGATCAAGGTGGAGGGAGCGTACCACGGTGCCAGTGATGTGCTCATGGTGAGCTGTGCGGTGCCCTCCAACACGCCCGCCGGTCCCGACTGGATGCCGTCGGCCATCGTCGAGAGTGCCGGGATCCCGTCCGGTGCTACGGATCACACCCATATCGTTCAGTTCAATCACCTGGAAAGCTTGGAGTATCAACTGAAAAAGCACGAGGGAGAGATCGCCTGTTTTATTCTCGAGCCCTGTATGACCAACGGAGGTGTGATCCCTCCTGAACCCGGCTATCTCGAAGGTGTCCGTGACCTGACCAGGAAATACAACGTGCTCCTCATCTTCGACGAGGTGAAGGTGGGATGCCGGATCGCGGAAGGCGGGGCTTGTCAAAAGTATGGGATCGAACCCGATCTGGTAACCCTTGCAAAGGCGATCGGAGGGGGCACGCCTCTTGGTGCCTTTGGGGGCAGGCGTGACCTCATGAACCTTATTTCGCCCTTGGGACCGGCGGTCCACTTCGGCACGTACAATGCGAATCCCCTCACCACGGCGGCAGGCCTCGCCTGTCTGAAGAAGGTGATGACCCCTGAGGCCTACAAGAGGATGGACAGATTGGGAGACAAGTACGCTAAAGGTCTGGACGGAATAGTCAACCGCCTTGGTCTGCCCGCCTCTGTCACCCACGAAGGGCCTCTGGGAGGCATCCAGTTTGTTCCTGAGAAGCCCCGCACCTATCGCCAGGCGAACCAGTGCAACAAAGAGATGTGGCGGCAGTACTGGTACGGCATGTTGAGCAAGGGGGTCATCCCCATGGGCAGCGGGTGGTTTGAGGAGTATTCGATCTCGGTTGCCCATACCGACGAGGATATCGATGAGACCCTCAACATCACGGAGGACGTGCTGAAGGTCATAAAAGAGAAAATGTGA